Genomic window (Flavobacteriales bacterium):
GCGATCAGCACCTTCTGGCATTCGCCGTCGCTGCACGCTATCACTTCCCGATGGCGCAACGCGATCGCCCCGGACCGCTCCAGCGCGCTTTCCACCGCTTCCTTGTCGGCGGCCGTGGTGCGTCCCCAGCGATCGGTCCACGGCTGCCGCCCTAAGCCCACCAAGGTCTCCACGTCCAACATGCCCACCTGTGGCCTTCCAGTAAGCACCACCGCAATGCGGCGTGCCCGTTCCATGGCGGACATTGTGTGGACGTTCGTTCCGTCCAAGAGAACCTCGCCCACCATGGGCGGATGCAGCCCGGCCAGCGTACGCAGCAACGTGCTTTTCCCGATGCCGTTGATGCCGATCAACGCAGTGAGGCTGCCGGAGGGCAGGTCCAAGCGGATGCCCTCCAGCAAAGGCGTGCGACCATAACCCACAGTGAGATCTTCGGCGCGAAGGAGGCTCGTGTCCGTCATCCTTGCCGTGCCCATTTTCTGCCACTGAGCAGCACCCACAACACTACCGGTGCGCCCAAAAGGCTCGTCACCGCGTTCAACGGCAGCATCATTTCCGTTCCCGCACCGCGCACGATGAGGTCGCAGCACAAAGCGAGCACCACGCCGAGCACGATCGTCGCGGGCATCAACACGCGGTGGTCGGCGGTGCGCAGAAAGGCGCGGGCCACGTGCGGTACGGCCAAGCCGAGGAAGGCGATGGGGCCACAAAACGCCGTGATGCTTCCGGCCAACAGGCCCGTGGCCCAGATGGCGCGCCGCCTGACACGGGCTACGTCCACCCCCATGCTGCGCGCATGATCATCGCCGATCAGCATCGCGTTCAGCGGCTTGATCAGCATCACCGCCATCACCAAGCCGATCAGCACGGGCGCCGCCAGCCAAGGCAACCGTGCAAGGTCCATACCGGCGAAGGAGCCCATGCCCCAGAGCACGAAGCCTTTCAACACGCGGGCCTCGCTGGAAGCCTGCAGCACGCTCACCAACGCGGAACAGAGGTAGCCCACCATCAGGCCGAGGATCAGCAGCGTGATCCCGTCGCCCACGCGCCGGTCGGCGGCAACGATCAAGAGCAGCACCGCAATGGCACCGGCCAACGCCGCTACCGTGATCATCAGGTCCTGCGGGAGCGGCAGCATCGCCCAGAGCGGCTGGGCCAGCATCACCAAGGCCACGCCCAAGGCCGCACCTCCGGTCATGCCCAGCACTCCGGGGCCCGCTAAGGGATTGTGGAAGGTCGTCTGCATCAGCAGACCAGCCGCGGCCAATCCGGCACCGGCCATTATTGCGGTGAGGATCTCCGGCAAGCGCACCTGCAGCACGATCACATCATAGGGCCCTTGCCCGGTGTAAAAAAGCGCATTCCACACCGCATCCAACGGCACGTGCACGCTCCCGATGGCCAGGCTGAGCAGCGCCAACAGCACGCCAAGCGCCGCGAACACCACCGACCACCAACCTTTGCCCCGCATGCGGCAAACTTAGATGGCATGTGCCAAGGCACGTTCCGGCCAAGCAGGGCTATCACCTCTTCTTCTTTCATTTTGATCACGGAACCAGTACCCTCTTTTGAGAAATTGAGGGGACTGTCATTGGTATTCCCCACGAAACGCGCCTGAGGATCCGTCTCCCCTCCTTCCTATAAGGAGGGGTTGGGGGTGGTCCGGCCACACGAATACACCACCCCTGCCCCTCCTTGAAAAAAGGAGGGGAAACCCCAGTACTCTTGTGGAATTCCTTGACCGGAAAAGGGGATGGGCCTGCCCGCGAACGAATCGTTGCTCTGCCATGACCGGGCATCCTGTACATGGGCGATCTTTGCGGCCCCAATGAAGGAACATCCTCCCACGATCCGCCGCTTCCGCTTAGTGGCCATCCTTGAAGGCATCAGCTTTCTGGTCCTGCTTTTCATCGCCATGCCCCTGAAGTACATGGCCGATATGCCCTTGGCCGTGAAATACGTCGGCTGGGCGCACGGCGTGCTCTTCATCAGCTATATCCTGCTGGCCATTCCCCTGTTCACCCGGCTGAAATGGCCCATGGAACGGATCTATGGCGTGGGCATCGCCTCGCTCCTGCCCTTCGGCACCTTCGTGCTGGAGCGCCGCTGGCTCCGGTGAAGATCCGGTCGGACAGTTCGTTATCGGATCACACTGCGTTGCGTGCGTTGGGTGAAACCGGAACTTATGCCTCGGGCATTCTATCTGCGTCCATCTGCGAGATCTGCGGATAAACCTTCATCCCCGCACCTCCGCAGATCACTTGGCCAGTAAAAGCCCGCCCGGCAAGTACTCCAGCATCACCGCGCTGGAGTTGCTCCATCCGTTCTCAGGCCCCAGCTTCTGCATCCTGAGATCCAAGTAGAGCGGCTTGGCATGCACCTGGGCATAGAACTTCGGAAAATCTTCCCCGAACTGCATTTCCGCCCGGATGAAATACGTCGCCACGTCATAACCGAGGAAGGCATATTCGCCGGGTTCATTGCGGAAGCGGGTGCGGTACGCGGCGACAAAGGCGTTCACCGCCGGGGAAGAGCGATCGATGAAAGCATTGGCCGGCAGATGCACGTTCAACTTCATCAAGGCGTTTACATCCAGCGTGCTCATGTTCGTCCACGTGTCCAGACCGTAGACCGTGATCTTGTACTTGGGCACCAGTGCCATGAACTTGGTCAACACGGTGGTCACGAACTCCACATCCTCGCTCGGGACCACCAGAATATTGGGCCGGACGGGGTCCAACTTCGCCACGGCGGCGGCAACATCGCGACGTCCACAAGGCACCACTAGGAGTGAATCCCGCAGCTTGGCGGGTTGCGCCAGCAGGGCTTGTTGCAGTTCCCGCTCCATGAGCCCCTGCACATCACGTTCGCTGAAAATGTCCGGTTTCAGGAGCATGACATTGCCCGCCGCGTGGTGGAACGCGATATAGCGGGCCATCAGCTTCAGGCGGTCGGTCCTGCCGCCTATGGCCTTGCTCACCGAAGGGTTGCCCAAGATCACCTTGTTGCTCTGCGGCACAGGACAAATGATGGGAGCACCCCCGGAAACACGCGCGAGGCTTTCAATGGCCGCACGATGGAACGGCCCGATGTACATATCCATGCCACGCATCGCGTCGCTCTTTAGCACGGGGTCCCATTGTGCAGGCTTCATCCCGGTGTCGAACACCAGCACGTCCGCGTTCAATCCTTGGGCCTGCAAGCTGTCCAAGGCCATGGCCATTCCGGCGCGGAACTCCACGGCGGCCTCGGTCACGGAGGCCAAGCGCTCGCCATCCTCGCCGGTCGCGGCGGTATCCTGGGCCGTTGCGGTGAAAGGCAATAGCACAGCGATCCGGCGGCGCATCGAGAGCGATGGTCGCGGCAACGCCTCCGTGATGATCGTGCTGTCCGTAACTGCTTTAGTGCCGCGCGGGATGCGCACATAGATGCCCGCTTTCAGCCCTTCGGGCAGGCCTCCGTTCGCGGCCTTGATCGAATCCGCGGACACGCCGAACTGCTTGCTCAAAGCATACAATGTTTCCCCCGGTAGCACTCGATGGAACTCATCGCGGTCCATTACGGCAGGCAGTACGGCCATGGGCGGTGCGGCCGTGCTGCGGGCCACTTGAATGCGGAGCACCATACCGATCCGCAGGCCATAAGAGAGGTCCGGGTTCAGCCGCCTCAGGTCCTCTTGGTCCACTCCGTATTTCCGGGCGATGCCGTAAAGCGTTTCCTTTTTTGTGACCGTATGGAGCAGTTCCCCGTCGTTCAGCTCGGGAGCCGTCTTCAGGTCCTTTTTGGACTGGGCCTTGCGCGGGATCAGCAGCACCTGCCCGATGCTGAGGCCCTGTTCCGCTCCGGGGTTCGCCTCGGTGATCGCATCGAGCTCTACCGCGAAGTGCCTGCTGATGCCGAACAAGGTCTGCCCCGCCTCCACCGTGTGGACGATGTACTTTTCGCCGTCCACGGTGCGGATCTCCTGACCAAGAGAGGCCATGGTGAAGGCACCTGCGAACAGGACAAGAAGGAGCAGTCTGCGGATCATTCCCATTCAATGGTGGCGGGCGGCTTGCTGCTGATGTCATACACCACGCGGTTCACGCCCTTCACTTTGTTGATGATGCTGTTCGAGATCCGTGCCAAAACCTCATAGGGCAGGTGGCACCAGTCAGCGGTCATGCCGTCCGTGCTGGTGACGGCGCGCAGGGCCACGGCGTTCTCGTAGGTGCGCTCATCGCCCATCACGCCCACACTGCGCACGGGCAAGAGGATGGCACCGGCCTGCCACACTTGATCGTACAGCCCTGCATCGCGGAGCTCTTGGATGAAGATGTGGTCCACCTCCTGCAGCAGGGCGATCTTTTCCGCAGTGATATCGCCGAGGATGCGGATCGCCAGGCCCGGCCCGGGGAACGGATGCCTGCCGAGGATGGTGGGATCCAATCCGAGGGTCTTGCCCACGCGGCGCACCTCGTCCTTGAAGAGGGAGCGCAGCGGCTCCACCACCTTCAGTTTCATGTGCGCGGGAAGCCCGCCCACATTGTGGTGGCTCTTTATGGTGACACTGGGGCCATGTACGCTCACGCTCTCGATCACATCCGGATAGATCGTCCCCTGCGCCAGCCACTTGATGTTGCTGATCAGCTTGGCCTCCGCGTCGAACACCTCAATGAAGGTGCGGCCGATGGCCTTGCGCTTTGCCTCCGGGTCGTCCAGCCCTTTCATTGCGGTGAGGAACTTCTCCTTCGCGTCCACGCCCTTGATGTTGAGGCCCATGTGGCGGTAGCTCGTCAGCACCTGCTCGAACTCGCCTTTGCGCAGCAGCGCGTTGTCCACGAAGATGCAATGGAGGCGCTTGCCGATGGCCTTGTCCAACAGCATGGCCGCCACGGAGCTGTCCACGCCGCCGCTCAATGCGAGCACTACATGGTCCTCGCCGAGCTGTTCCCGCAGGGCGTCCACGGTCTCCTCCACAAAAGCTTTGGGCGAATGGTCCGCCGGGCAGTTACAGATGTCAAAAGCGAAATTCCGCAGCAGTTGCAGGCCGTCCGTGGAATGGAATACCTCCGGGTGGAACTGCACGCCGAAAGTGTCCTCCCCTTTCAAGCGGAAAGCGGCCACGGGCACGGTATGGGTGCCGGCCAGGATCTCCATGGCGTCCGACGCAGCGAGGATGCTGTCCCCATGGCTCATCCACACCTGTGTTCCGGCGTGGATGCCCTTGAAGAGCGGCTGTTGCACAAAGATGTTGTCCAAGAAGACGCGCCCGTATTCGCGCACATCGCTGCGCACCACTTGCCCACCGGCGCGCTTGGCTAAAAGCTGCGCGCCGTAACACACCGCCAGCACGGGCACCTTCCCTTGCAGGCCTTTCAGGTCCGTGTCCGGAGCACCCTCGTCAAAAACAGAGGCCGGGCTGCCGCTGAGGATCACGCCCTTCACGGAAGGGTCGTCCGCAAAGCGGCTGGCGGAGCTGAAGGGATGGATCTCGCAATAAACATCCAGCTCACGGACGCGGCGCGCCAACAGCTGGGTGTACTGCGATCCGTGGTCGAGGATGAGGATCTTGGTCTGCAAGGGGAGAAATGGTTGGCCCGATACTTATCGGGCCGCCAAAGGTATTCGCGGGGTTCGGATGGGCGGTGGCAACGGACCGGCAACTCGCGCTGACCGCCAGAGGCGGATCAGGCTATGGCCCCGTTCACTCTTCCTTCTTCCGTCCCATGCGCTTATATCCCGCTTCTGGCCGCGCCTTCATCTTTTCCTTGGCGATCTGTGCCAGAAGCACGCGCTCGGTCTCGCGCTTTTCCATCTGCTTCAAGTAGCGGAAGATCACTTGGATCTTGCCCGCGTGTTCCTTGGAGCTGTTCCTCAGCTTCTCCAATTCCAAGATCAGGTCCTTGTGCGTGAGGAGCATTTCACGCATGCGGGTGAAGAGCCGGATGATCTGGATGTTCACCGCGATGGCCCTTTCGGAGTTCAGGACGCTCGACAGTTGCGCGACACCGTTTTCGGTAAAGGCGTAGGGCGCATAACGCAGACCCTGCTTGATGCTTGGATTGGAGGTGCCAAATTGGCTCCTCCAATTTTCCAGTTCGGCCTTGGAAAGCTCGAACATGAAGTCGTCCGGGAAACGGGCAGCGTTCCGTTTCACTTGGCGCTTCAGTTGCTTCACCTCCACGCCATACAGCTCCGCAAGGTCACGGTCCAGCATCACCTTCTGGCCACGGATGAAGTGGATCCTACGCTCCAGCACCTCATCCGGGATCTGCACATCGGACTTTTGGGACATGTAGCGAAGATAGAAGGTGTCCTTCACTGGGGCGAGCGTTCACGCTCGTGCCTTTTGTGAATGTTGGCTTGGGTGGACAGGCGCAAGAGCGTGGACGGTCACTTGTGTTGAGAATGGGCTAATGTCGCCATGACCCGTTCAGTTTAACTTCCTTGATCGCCTCTTCAATGCGGGCAAGGCTCAACTTGTCCTTTCCGTTCCGCGCTTGGGGATGCCACGTCTGGATGAAGAGCCGATGTCGTCCTCGCCATTCCGTCCAATTCCAATAGGTATTCTTCGGCAAGACCTTCACCAGCGTATCATCCCATTGCAGATCCACACCAGCGATGACAATGACATCCGGGTCCAGCAATTCCAACTGTTTCACCAACTGCTTGGAGAAATGCCTTGCGTGAACAATGACGGTGGCATATCGCTTGAGTCAGATCCGGGCAGCTTCTTCAGGTTCAGCACGGCTATTGACCGTAGTAGCCGCATGCGGTCTTCATTCGTGATCACGTTACACAAACTCTGGCGCGGGAGTTAGGCCGACCAGCACGTCCAGCGAATAGCCGTCCTCCCGTGCCCTGAGGGATCGGGCCGGTCCAGATCCCCTAACTTTACCAAGGTATCTGAGAACACCCCACCATGTCCTCCAACGCGCTATCCGAGATCGTCCTGTTCGAGGAGCCCTTCCTCCGGATCACATCCAACGTCGCCCACCGGTGGATCCGGCTAACGTGGAACGGCCATGCGCGCAGTGACCAGTACCGGCACGGCTTGACGGTAGCGCTGGAGTTCATGGAGGCGCACAAGGAGGTCCGCTACTGGATCGCGGACCTGCGGGAGATGACGGCGATCATGCAGGCGGATGAGAAGTGGGCGAACGAGACCTGGTTCCCGCGCTTGTTCAGTACGGGGCTGGAGCGCATGGCGATCATTGCCTCCAAGGATTACTTCAACCAGACCAGCGTGGAGCGCTCCTTCACGGCGGTGCAAGGGCAGCTCACCTTCGAGGTGGCCTGGTTCCGCACGGCCGAGGAGGCGCTGGAGTGGATCGGCGGGAAAGCATTGGTGATGTGAGCTATTGCTCTGGGCCTTGTTTGCGCGACAAGCGCGGGCGGACCTCGATCTCACAAACGTACCAAGCAGTCCCGGTTCAGTGTTTCGCCCCCCGTTCCACGTAGGCGATGATCTCGCCTGCGATGTCCTTGCCCGTAGCCTTTTCGATGCCCTCCAGGCCCGGGGAGGCGTTCACCTCGATCACCAAGGGGCCTTTGGAGCTTTGCAGCATGTCCACGCCGGCCACCTTGAGGCCCAAGGCCCGTGCGGCATGGATCGCGATGTGCTTTTCCTCCTCGGAAAGATCGATCAGTTCGGCCTTTCCGCCACGGTGCAGGTTGCTGCGGAACTCGCCATCCTTACCTGTGCGCTTCATGGCGCCCACGATCACACCGTCCACCACGAAGGCCCGGATGTCCTCCCCACGGGCCTCGGCAATGAACTCCTGAATGATCACGCGGGCCTTGAGGCTGTTGAACGCCTCGATGACAGCTGTGGCCGCCTTGCGGGATTCGGCCAGTACCACTCCCAACCCTTGGGTACCCTCCAGCAGCTTGATGATGCAGGGCGCACCGCCCACGCGTTCCACCACGCCGGCCACGTCCTTGCTGTAGTTGGTGAAGACCGTCCGGGGCATGTCCACCCC
Coding sequences:
- the guaA gene encoding glutamine-hydrolyzing GMP synthase, which codes for MQTKILILDHGSQYTQLLARRVRELDVYCEIHPFSSASRFADDPSVKGVILSGSPASVFDEGAPDTDLKGLQGKVPVLAVCYGAQLLAKRAGGQVVRSDVREYGRVFLDNIFVQQPLFKGIHAGTQVWMSHGDSILAASDAMEILAGTHTVPVAAFRLKGEDTFGVQFHPEVFHSTDGLQLLRNFAFDICNCPADHSPKAFVEETVDALREQLGEDHVVLALSGGVDSSVAAMLLDKAIGKRLHCIFVDNALLRKGEFEQVLTSYRHMGLNIKGVDAKEKFLTAMKGLDDPEAKRKAIGRTFIEVFDAEAKLISNIKWLAQGTIYPDVIESVSVHGPSVTIKSHHNVGGLPAHMKLKVVEPLRSLFKDEVRRVGKTLGLDPTILGRHPFPGPGLAIRILGDITAEKIALLQEVDHIFIQELRDAGLYDQVWQAGAILLPVRSVGVMGDERTYENAVALRAVTSTDGMTADWCHLPYEVLARISNSIINKVKGVNRVVYDISSKPPATIEWE
- a CDS encoding ABC transporter ATP-binding protein; translated protein: MTDTSLLRAEDLTVGYGRTPLLEGIRLDLPSGSLTALIGINGIGKSTLLRTLAGLHPPMVGEVLLDGTNVHTMSAMERARRIAVVLTGRPQVGMLDVETLVGLGRQPWTDRWGRTTAADKEAVESALERSGAIALRHREVIACSDGECQKVLIARAMAQATPVLLLDEPTAFLDLPNRAEIVRMLRSIAHGEGKAVLFSTHDIQLALDLCDRVILMRSGEGLWQGTPRESLVSGELERAFSSSGVRFDPGNGTHRFLP
- a CDS encoding iron ABC transporter permease, which translates into the protein MRGKGWWSVVFAALGVLLALLSLAIGSVHVPLDAVWNALFYTGQGPYDVIVLQVRLPEILTAIMAGAGLAAAGLLMQTTFHNPLAGPGVLGMTGGAALGVALVMLAQPLWAMLPLPQDLMITVAALAGAIAVLLLIVAADRRVGDGITLLILGLMVGYLCSALVSVLQASSEARVLKGFVLWGMGSFAGMDLARLPWLAAPVLIGLVMAVMLIKPLNAMLIGDDHARSMGVDVARVRRRAIWATGLLAGSITAFCGPIAFLGLAVPHVARAFLRTADHRVLMPATIVLGVVLALCCDLIVRGAGTEMMLPLNAVTSLLGAPVVLWVLLSGRKWARQG
- a CDS encoding LysM peptidoglycan-binding domain-containing protein; this translates as MIRRLLLLVLFAGAFTMASLGQEIRTVDGEKYIVHTVEAGQTLFGISRHFAVELDAITEANPGAEQGLSIGQVLLIPRKAQSKKDLKTAPELNDGELLHTVTKKETLYGIARKYGVDQEDLRRLNPDLSYGLRIGMVLRIQVARSTAAPPMAVLPAVMDRDEFHRVLPGETLYALSKQFGVSADSIKAANGGLPEGLKAGIYVRIPRGTKAVTDSTIITEALPRPSLSMRRRIAVLLPFTATAQDTAATGEDGERLASVTEAAVEFRAGMAMALDSLQAQGLNADVLVFDTGMKPAQWDPVLKSDAMRGMDMYIGPFHRAAIESLARVSGGAPIICPVPQSNKVILGNPSVSKAIGGRTDRLKLMARYIAFHHAAGNVMLLKPDIFSERDVQGLMERELQQALLAQPAKLRDSLLVVPCGRRDVAAAVAKLDPVRPNILVVPSEDVEFVTTVLTKFMALVPKYKITVYGLDTWTNMSTLDVNALMKLNVHLPANAFIDRSSPAVNAFVAAYRTRFRNEPGEYAFLGYDVATYFIRAEMQFGEDFPKFYAQVHAKPLYLDLRMQKLGPENGWSNSSAVMLEYLPGGLLLAK
- a CDS encoding STAS/SEC14 domain-containing protein codes for the protein MSSNALSEIVLFEEPFLRITSNVAHRWIRLTWNGHARSDQYRHGLTVALEFMEAHKEVRYWIADLREMTAIMQADEKWANETWFPRLFSTGLERMAIIASKDYFNQTSVERSFTAVQGQLTFEVAWFRTAEEALEWIGGKALVM
- the rimK gene encoding 30S ribosomal protein S6--L-glutamate ligase codes for the protein MKIAILSRNAKLYSTRRIVEAGRARGHEVAVLDHVKCDLVIAPKDPHVVYNGERLALVDAIIPRIGASVTFYGATVVRQFESMKIFTTMESQALVRSRDKLRSLQILSRAGVDMPRTVFTNYSKDVAGVVERVGGAPCIIKLLEGTQGLGVVLAESRKAATAVIEAFNSLKARVIIQEFIAEARGEDIRAFVVDGVIVGAMKRTGKDGEFRSNLHRGGKAELIDLSEEEKHIAIHAARALGLKVAGVDMLQSSKGPLVIEVNASPGLEGIEKATGKDIAGEIIAYVERGAKH
- a CDS encoding ORF6N domain-containing protein, whose protein sequence is MSQKSDVQIPDEVLERRIHFIRGQKVMLDRDLAELYGVEVKQLKRQVKRNAARFPDDFMFELSKAELENWRSQFGTSNPSIKQGLRYAPYAFTENGVAQLSSVLNSERAIAVNIQIIRLFTRMREMLLTHKDLILELEKLRNSSKEHAGKIQVIFRYLKQMEKRETERVLLAQIAKEKMKARPEAGYKRMGRKKEE
- a CDS encoding DUF3817 domain-containing protein; the protein is MKEHPPTIRRFRLVAILEGISFLVLLFIAMPLKYMADMPLAVKYVGWAHGVLFISYILLAIPLFTRLKWPMERIYGVGIASLLPFGTFVLERRWLR